GGCATGGGCACGggtgcggatgcggatgcgggtATATACATAATCCGGCTGTTGCCATCGCCATTGCTGTCGTCGGTGTCGTCATCCCGGGTCTCCGATTCCGAGTCCGAGTCCGCCGCTCTCACTGAACGCTCTCTTGGGTGCTCTGGCACTCCGGTGCTCTGGTGGTTGGACACCATTAACAGTTATACACACAGATCCCAAATGGTCAGTGGAAGGATGAGGCGGTGGCCACACCCGTTCGCTGGACAGAATGGAAAAGTGAGGTTACGGATGATGCCGAGTAGCCATTGGGCAGTGGGCATTGGGCATTGGGCCCCGGGGTTCAAGACCCATCGAAGTGGGATTGTGCAAGCACCCAAAGATGATGGCCACatccaaaaacgaaaaaccaagcaaacagaaaaaaaaaccgaacgAAACGAAAACCAGCCACACTCcgtctcctcctcctcatctgCTTTGGTATGGGTGTGTGGCTAGCTTTTGGGTTTCCAATGTTTCCACTGCCAAGTCACGATGCAGTGGGAGTGGAAGAGAATGGGTGTAGGAGGAAGAGGAGACGGAGGAGTAGAATTGGAGCTCCCCATTCTGGCTGAAATCCAATCACGACCACAATCTTTAGCTCATAATCAAACTTGAACTCTACACTTTTgctactcctcctccttcgATTCCATTCCTTCCATTGCCTTCCCGCTTTGAGGTTAGAACTGATCCTGCTTCCTTTCCAAAAATCTACAGCCTGCTCCGCTTGCTCCTCTTCTTCCTCTAGCGGCTCATCCGTTTCCTCCTTCTCCTTTTCATCCTCCACTTCTCGATTGCGAGAGCAGCTGCGAATGACCAGCACAAAGCATAAAGCCCGATGAGCGCGCCGTcgttgccgccgccgccgttgTTGCCTTGGTATTAGTGTGCCTGGCTGCGTCTGTGTGCCCCTGGCTGTAGCGgtgttggtgtgtgtgcgGCGGACACACAGAGATTCAGAGATTCCAGGCcagaaaaccgaaaaaccgaaaacccaAAAACCCAGGCCAATTACATATAATTTTGCGCTGTGCTGCCTGCTGCGTACCTTTTTCAAGGAATTTCGCTTGGAGGGCAGCAGTTGCTCTCTGCTCCGCCGCCGCTCTCTCTTTGCGCGCGCGCATCCTTGCAAGGAAATTGAAGTGGCGGAGACGGAACAGGCTGAACAGGAGGCGGACTTGGACTGGGGCTTCGCTAGCTTCGTTTATTGATTCTTTCTACGGGCTCTTGCATGCTTGCTTTTCCGGTTTTTCCGCTGGGTTTCCCCCGGCATCCCATCCAGTATGTGTATCCCCAATATTCCATATCCGCTTCGCCAGCTTGGTCTGCTTGGTGCCCCCAATggctggatggatggatgggtcCAATGGTGCTCGGTTGCTTCTCCGCGATTCTCTGTTCTTTTCCCTGGGCTTCGATTCGATTTCATGGCAATTGCTCTTCACACAGACACGGGAACATGGCCACAtggacacacgcacaccatGGCACGCCAGTTGGCTCCGACAGAGGTggtgtatatgtacatatataagttggcgtcatcgtcgtcatcgtcgcTAGCTCGACTGCTTCTCTTGCTGTTGCTCTTGGCTCTTCCTCTTCCACTGGCACTGGCACTGGCTCTGGCTGTGCTGGCTCTTGCTCTTGCTCCGTTCTCGTTATCTGGAGGCGGACCACATGCTCGCCATGgcatacacacgcacacagcaCCACAGGCACACGAAACAAAGACACTGGCAAAAGAGACCGGGAAACGGGAGTGGGTATATGggaatgggtatgggtatgggcaTAGGCATGGACTTGGGTATGGGCTCGGACTTGGGCTTGGTCTTGGGCTTCAGCATGGGTAAGGGCATGGGCATGTGGGCACGGTTATGGAGCAAGAGCAGGGGTTGGCTGGCGGTAAACGGACAACGGTCAGCGGCGGAGACCCAAAACCGGGCACACAATTTCGTCGAGTGGTTTCACCTTGGGCACACCAGATTACCTGGCGGGATGTTCATATATTTCTGCTTTATGCCTTCTTCTGCTGCTTCTTTAACTGGCTGGATGAGCTCCTCCTGCGGCCCGCATCGAATTtccaacaacaaaagcaacaacaaactgAAGCAGCGGGCAGGCAGTTGAGCGGCGTCTCCATTTTGTGGCTCTTGGTCCCCAGGTGGACCAACTTTCTCCCCTTGGCCAAAAAatgcgacgacgacgacgacgatgaagATGAAGCGACGTGACGAGATGAcagaattaaatatttaaaattccTCTTAAATCATACTGTTCACTGTTATGAAACCTTGCCTTTCCGAAATTGGTAACTGTAAATCGCATATTCAATTCCTAgaattttatttctatttgctATTGCGCCTTTTACACCgctccccctcccccctctcTTGGCGTTGAAGTTTCGAGTCCGCCGTCTTTATCGATAACTCATTCGCATTGATCTTAGCATGAACGATAACAGCTGTTCGGACGCGCTAGGGTGGACCCTGTTGCACTTgcgtttttatttgtattttgttttgcgTCGTCGTTTGCCTTTGCCTGCGACGAAATTCAATATGCCCGAAATGAACCCTGATTCCGAATCCCGACTCCTCAtcgtcctgctcctgctcctgttcctgcgttgttgttgttgttgttgctttgttGCTGCCCTCAAGATCTCCGGTCTGCTAAATATGAGGGTTACTTTTTGGTTATTTCTACGTCTTGTTGTGCGTGGAACGGACAGGACAGGATGCTCTCTTTCTCTTGCCCACaggcacacatacacacgaatatacatatatagagaTATCCATATAGATATAAACAGCATGGGTTTGAAACGAATAAGGacacaaaaaggaaaagaacTTGTTCCGCGACGCAGGAGCTGAGGCGGCGGGGAATGGCGTGGAATGGATTGGATGGATGGTCCATGCTCCATGGCTGGTGATTATTGCACCTGGTGGCCAGCAGAAAACGAAGGCGGCAGCTGGTGGAATCGCATCTGCAGCTGCCACAAGTCTTTCTGCAttgtatacatacatacgtacaccGTGACcactatgtatgtatgtacacactatgtatatgtatgtacataactCCTGCCCTTTTGCGACTTTCTAAAATCTCACCTTATTGCGTAGCATATCGCCACAATGTGGataaacccaaacccaaatgGTTTTCCAATGTTGCCGCATTAAAGTGCAGTCCGCGGAACATGGAAATCCTTGTATCCTGTATCCAATTGCACTGGGAAACATGGCGGCCATAAAGGAAACGCTGGTTTGGGCGAGGTGAATGAACAACATATTATCGAATCGGAATGGAGTTGGAGTGTGCAGTTGGAAGCGGAGATGGAGCAGCTCACTCGAAATCCTCTGCTGGTAGTGTGGGATAATTGTACATAGGATGCGGTAGATATTTACTACCATaatacatgtacatatgtaggcCCAAAATTGGAGGCGGGTGCCAGTGCAttgttcgtgtgtgtgtgtgtgtttaaaGGACCCTCTGGGCTTTAATATCCTGGGGTTTCAATTACACTGGCACAACAATACGAGCGGCAACAACAGGCACTCgattattaaattaaacacACCAACACAAACAAACGCATGTGCACACATAGCTGAAGTCGAAAAgacaaatgcaaaacaaaacatttccATCGTTTGTTTTGATCACTTTCATTCGCCTTTCCGACAGCTAATTCTTGTCGTTGTATTGCTATCGATATTCAAGTAGAACGGCGAAGGGGGGAATAGAGCTGATAGTTAGGCGGGTTTCAAGCCAGGTATATTTCAAGCTACTGATCGGATTAAGTACAATAGAGTAAATACTTAAAACGGCAAATAAAATTAGTGACTATAAAATAATTACTTGATCAACCTAAACATTTAGAAATAGTAACTGTTGGctattacaaaatatttttgaaaattttgttATGACTTGAATAGTTGTCAAATATTGGCTTCTTACGGTAGGTACGGTTTTTAAATGAGAAATTAAACTTAATATATTGATTAGCCTATCTTGGCAAAAAGTCGGCTTGTCATCACTGACGAGCTGCAACAGCGACTTCGATAAGCGATTACGATAAAAGATGCCTAACCGCGGACTTAGATAATTGAGATTTAATAGATTTTGTGACGGGGGCGGCCAAGATGTTTTCAGCCCGGTCTACCGGTGAAATCGACCCATgtgctgtgtgtgttttgcgGCAGGACGGGCGTACATAGTTATGTACgaacgtatgtatgtatgtatataaggGCGGACATGGACTTACATACATAGGCTTGCAATTCAAGCGATACACACAGTCGtgcacgcacacaaacaaacatgcGCACACACTGTTATCAGCCAGCAGGACATTTCATATGATTTGCGCAGTgttctgtgtgtttgtattgGTGACTGTTGAGgggggaggaggaggtggaggggTGGATAAGGTTCATCCAAAGGGGGTGGTGTGGGATGCTGGCGCAGTATTGCATATAATTATAAGCAGGTCATTGACATTAATAGGATAGTTGGGAGCCGGGGACTGCTGCCACTGCTACCTGCCTGCATTCTCCGCATCGCTGGACACACACAAATCTGCACTGTTGTCCCCCGCCCCCAAATGTCCAAAGGAAATGACCAGAAATCGAAAGAGTGGGTTATCTAGACTTTAAATAACGTATGTTGCATCATCCCATAAGggttattgcattttaaacTTGTATAATTGGGCTTCTTGCGAGTAACCTTACTTTATTTTTCCATATTCGAAACTGAACCATTTGATTAACCGACCCACCATTTTTGCAAACCTATTTTCAGGTTACACCGCAGGATCGGCTGTCGCAGCAAATTTGCCACGCCTGCATCAGTTACCTGAACTCATGGCAGAGCTTCAAGAACCGGTGCTTCAGCTCGCAGGCGAAGCAGCGCCAGTGGCTGGATAACAACAAGAGCAAGCTCCTCAACTACCTGGACCTGAACAGTGCCGAGAATGGGGGAGGAGGCTTCTTCGATCAGCATTtgcatcagcaacagcaacaccaccaGCACTTGGAGAATGAGCTCGAagcggagaaggagaaggcGACGCCAACGGCCGCATCGACAGCCGCCAACATATTGGACGGCATACACTCGCTGAAGAAACGCAAATCCCTAACAGTCTATGTGAGTCCTAAACCGCAGCAGTTGCCACAGCATCAATTGCAGCTGCAACCACCGGCCCGAATGACCGCGACGATCAGCAGTGCTCAGCAATCGCTGCAGACCCTTCTCTTGCAGGTACCAGCATCGGCGGCGGCTAGCTgctcatccacatccacgtcCACCACATCCGCATCCCAGCAGCgggaacagcagcagcatcagcagcgcCAGCAATCTCACCAGTATCGCAGataccatcatcatcatcagcagcagcagcagcagcagcagcagcatcatcagcagcagcgtGGCAAGCAAATGTTGccacatcatcagcagcatcagcaacagcaccaCAGACGCCAGCGACAATTTCGCCCACAGCGTCCACTTCCAGTTCCGGTGGTCAATCCGGCTCCAACATTGCGCAAATTTAAACCAAAGCTATATTTGCCATTGGACATAACAGTTCCCCCGTTGCCACCGCTGCCAACGATTCCATCGATTCCAACTTTGCCCCCAGTGGGCCCGGGATCCATTGCTCCGCCTCATGCTGCTGCTGAACTGCTGCCGGGAATTTCGGGTGTGGCTGGAATGGAGAGCCTGTCGCCGTCGCTGCCGCTTGATTTCAGCCagagctgcagcagcagcggtcACGTCCAACATCAGCAGAGTGGTGGACTGGCCACGTCGACGACCACGTCCAATCCGCCGGGCAGCGTCGTTTCCGCCACGCcttctgcatctgtatctgcttCTGCTTCCGCATCCGTATCAACGGCTCCGCTGCTTATGCCGGTGACGCTACAGAGCGCCGCCCAGCAGCTGCGCTTTTTCAGACGCTACTCCTATAATGTAATTGTATCGTGCATTCGAAGCGTGAACGAATCGAATCCCCTGCCCCAATCCTGTACACAGCGCTCTTCTACCTGTTATCCCGAAtgcgaaattatgcaaaatcaCCAATGTCCGTCTGGATTTAGTCTTGCTTTTGCCGGTTTTTGGAATGCATCAATTTATAATACCAACACGGCCATAGATCTCTGGCTAACGGGTATCAAATGGACGTACTGCAGCGTCCATGATCGATATTATTGATTTATCTTACTATGCCATTTACGAATttgtgcaaatgttgtttattCGATTTCAACTAATTTCCGTTTCGTTTGGCACTGTTTGCTCTTTCATTTTTGGACGAACTTTGGACACCCTGCAGCCACTGCCTGCGATGCCCATCAAAGATGAGCCGATTGATACGGATGACGACTACCAGATGAAGTCCATAGACGAGTCCGATGACATGGTCGATCCCACAATGTTCCTAGAGCGCTCCGAGCACGAGGGCGATGTGCCGCTGACGGTGAGTcataataaaatatgtagcACAGAGTAGATAAAGtgtatactatatatactaCTAAATGTATTTAGGTATCTCTTTACCAGACATATTACtgattaaattattttaattaaacaaaatgcaaGACTTTAAGCGAGATTTCCCTGTCAGCCCGactataatttatatttcatttgtGCCCCCGCAGGCCTCGGATTACGACTACACTGCGCAGCATGGCGTGAATGCCTCGTCCGTGGCTGCCTCGCTGCCGCCGAATGCGGTGGCCAATGTGGCAGCCGCCGGGGACTCCAAGGTGGCCAGCTGCAGGGCCTGCAGCCTGCAGTTCTCTACCCGGGCCAACGCCCGTCGCCACGAAAGGAATCTGCACCCAAACCTGTTCCAGTTGTCCACAGACTCCCCCCACAACACACCCATCACAAAGCCGACGCCCGCTTTGGCTGCCGCCTTGGAAATCCAACGGGCAGCGGCCGCGGCGGCCACCGCTGAGGCAAATCGAGCAGCGGGCGCCGCTGGCGGGAATATCTCCACGCAAAAGTATCGTCAGGTGGTGATGAACGCGTTCATTAAGTGCGAGGGCGGCGGCTACGACTACGATAATCCCGAACAGTACCGACCACTGCTCACCCGCGACAAAGTGGAGTTCATTGAGCAGAACGACGAGTTCCTCGAGCAATACCAGACGATGACCTGCCGATGTTGCAACAAGTACTTCAGCACGTACAAGAACTTCATGGCGCACGTTCGCAAGAAGTATCCGCAGCTGCCGCGCAACCTATGCTTCAATTGCCTCAAGATGAACGACTCCAAGGCGCTGTTCATCTCGCATCTGAAGAAGCGGAATTGCATAAATCTCTTTAGAGTCTTGAATGCGCTGCGTGGGAAAACAACGACAGTGGTTGTGCCCATTGCAGATGATGGAACTGACGATGGAGCAACAGGAGCTGTTCCAGTTGCCGATGCCGGAGCAGGAGTGATGGCCATGAATAGTCCCACAGTGACAGCCAGCGGAGAAGTTGTTACACCCGGCGGCGGCTCCGAACGCCCAGAGAAACTGCGTGCCAAGGAACTGCTGGTCAACAAACTGTACGAGTGCAAGCTCTGTCCCAAGGGATTCCGCACCAAGCACGAGTTCCGCACGCATGTCTACGACAAGCACGCAGATGTCCAGCGCAAGGATAACAACTCGATACAGTGCAGCTTCTGTGGACTGGACTTTGCCGATCCCGTGGACAGACGGCGGCACTACAACAACATGGACTGCATTGTCCGGCTGCGCTGCATGACGTGCGATGCCAAGCTGGAAACGCACCAGCGTTTCCTCGATCATGTCTACCAGGATCACTTGGGCGGCGTGGGTGGTGGCGCGGTCAGCGACAATGCCTCCACCACTGGCAGCGGCATGGCCAGGAGCAACAGCATGGAACACTCGCCGGGCAAGAGGAGCCTGCTCGGCGCCTTGGGCGTTGGTTCCTCGGCGGAGGAGTCGCGAAGCAGCAGTGCGGCTCCGCCGCTGACCTCTACACCAAAACTGGTGGGCGGTAATCAGGTGGGTGGCGGTGGATCGACCAGCGCTTCTGCCGCCGCAGCCGCTCAGAGCTCGGCGAATCGCGATGCATCCGCACCCAAATCCCAGTACTTCTCCCGCATGCCGCAGGTTTGCCCCATTTGCGGCCAGCAgtacaacaactacaacaatgTGCTGCGCCACATGGAATCGAAGCATCCGAACAAACTGCCAGAGACATACAAGTGCGTGCGCTGCGGACTGGGCTATCCCCGGATCTCCTACCTGCGGGAGCACATGATCAATGTGCACGGAGTGGACAAGAATCGTCACTCTGGCGGCTTCGAATACATCGTGAATGCGGATGCCGTGAAGTTGGCGGACGGAAGTACGCCGAACGTCTACACGGGTCGCTACGATTACGTGATGAAGGACCTGATGTCGATAACAAATGGTGGGACACTCGGTAATTAGGCTTAGATTGTAGACGTCCCCCCGCTCTGCCTGACTGTTTCATCGTTTCATCTTCATACCcatatttgtttaaataccAAAACTTAATCATGTtcaaaaaaaagataaaatcaaGCAGATTTATCCGTACTCTTTAGTCCTTCTGACACTCAAGTTCCGATTTCACAGATATGCGATATTAAAGTTTCATTAAATGTTACAAATATGTTTATATGTCGATATATTTCCCAACTAGCTCCCATCTAAATTTTTGTTAATTGGTAAAGCACTTCGTTCGATTTTATCGCATAACAATAGCATTTAAATTGTCTACTCACATTTGTAAATTCATATATCAATGGCTTCAATATGCTGGTATGTCTGACGTTGCTTAGTTTGTGTTCTTGTTTGCCAATGAGACGAGATAACACTGAAAGTGACACATTAACGCGCTCCACCTTCTCAATTCCAGATGATGACGAGGAGGAGCCTGGCAGCGTGGCCAAGAAGATGCGCCTGGatgacagcagcaacaacagcagcctGGTGGGCGTGGCTAGCCAGCAGAAGGAGTGCCCCATCTGCAATGCGGTGTTCAGCAACAACATTGGCCTGTCCAATCATATGCGCTCCCACTATACAGCCTCGAACGCAGTGAATGCAGCCTTGGCGGCTGCCAATCGAATGACACCCAAATCGCTAACGATTACCGCAACGCCAGCAACGGATTCGGAGTTCGGAGTTGGCGGAACAATGTCCGAGTCGGCTCCAGCAACGCCTGCCAATGTGCCACCGGCAATGGCCAATCAAACGCCCCAGGAGCAGGCAGTTTTTCGCCGGAGCCTTGACCAGGCAGCCGATCGACGCTTCCGGCGAATGCGCTGCCGCATCTGCCAGCGCCGCTTCAGTTCGAAGAAGTCCTATCGCTACCACATGCTCACCGATCATCAGGTGCAGAATGTGCAGTTCATCAAATGCAAGCTGTGCAACGCAGAGTTTGCCTACGAGAAGGGCCTGAAGGTGCATCTGTTCAAGGTGCACGGAAGGGCCATCAAGGATGAAATGATTATCAAGCAGTTCGAGTGTGAGGTTTGCTCGATTGTCTATAGTTCAGAGTcggagctgcagcagcacaAACGCAGTGTTCACAAGCTGACATCCGCCTCCGCTTCCACATCGGCGTCCACGTCCTCTAAGATCGACGACGACTCTCTAATGGATGAGGGCAAGCCGACATCATCGGATCTAGCTGATCTCTCCACCCTCGCGGCGGGTGGATCCACTGCATCTGCTCCACTGTACTGGTACCAGTGCAAGTACTGTCCATCAAACTTTAACACCAACAAGAAGCTGGCCATCCACATCAACTCGCACGACGAGTTTGACTCGAACGATTATTCCTGCAAAGATTGCGGAAATGTCTACAGCGGACGCAAGAGTCTATGGGTAAGTCTGGATGGGATTAACTAGTTTATTCGGTTCTCTGGGTGGGTGCTTGGGGGATACTAATTGGTGGCACAATATTACAACAACTATTCCGATACTCACTCGTCCACAGGTTCATCGCTATAAGAAGCATCCGCAAGTGCCCAACCCAGCTGAGTGCTCGCTGTGCCGCAAGGTCTTCTTCGACCGCCAGATGCATGACAACCACACGCCCACCTGCAACCGCAAGCCGATCACCTTGACCGGTGCCCACCAGCAGCAGGATGGACAACTGCATTCACACCACACGACCAAAAGAACAATTTTCCGGCATAAGACcggcgatgacgatgacgaggaggatgacgatgagcagcagcaactggagGAGAGGGCCAATAGCGATGGCAATGGCACCACTGTGGGAGTGGCGTCGGGCAGTACTGCAGCTGCGGGCACGTCACTGAAGATCCGCATTCCGGAGGTGGCGTGCACCATTTGCGGCGCTCGCTTCACCGACCAGGAGCACTTTAGCAAGCACATCCAGAAGCACGAGCAAGAGCTGTACGTGGACAATCCGCTGGCGGCGATGTTCGATGATGGGCCGGCGGATGCCGGTCAGTTCCAGGTGGAGCGGCAGAATGAGAACGGGGAATACGCGTGCGATTTATGCGCCAAGACGTTCCCCCAGGTGATCGCACTCAAGGTGCATCGCAAGTGGCATTTCAGAGGTGATAGCAAGCAGGTGAGCGTTTTTGGGCTTGTGCAGCGAGGAGGACAAGCGACGGACGATGGCGAGGATCGTCGTCTGTCGCGCCACCAACAACTTTTGAtgtgctgatgatgatgatgatgcctCCGCACCAGTCGCAAAAAACAGATATCAACATCTCGTCATTGCCAATTGAATTTGTACTAATCTTTGTTTTCTCTTCTTTCTTCCACCCCCCACCAACCCACCAACCCAACTACCCACCAACCCAAATCCCGCTGTATCCTGCTACCTTTCGGGCATGTTAATCCTTGCAGAACCCCATCGACGGCGAAGCGACACAGTTGACCAACAACAATCAcacaaccaacaacaacaacaactcgaTGCACCTCCGCGAGCTGCATGCGGTGGGCCTGATGCccaaccagcagcagcagagccTCAACAACTCGTGCAACAGCAGCAtgaaccacaacaacaacagcagcagcaaccgcaGCAAGTCGATGAAGCGGAAACGTGAGCTGAAATGCGAATACTGCGCCTCCACCTTCATCAGCAATAACAATCTGCGTCGCCACATGTACGAGCTGCACAAACACGAGGTAAGCAATCTGCCCGAGCCGCCGGTGATTGTGGTGGACGATCACCTCACCTGCCGTCGCTGTCAGTTGAAGTTCGACACAAAGGAGCTGTGGATCGAGCACAAGCTGGCCGATGCGAAGGTGGTGCGACCTTTCTGCCCCTTCCAGTGGGGCTGTGATCTGTGCGGCGAGTATCTGTCGCGCAAGGAGAAGCTGATGAACCATATTAACAACCATTTGAAGGAGGATGTCATAGTGCCAGTGGCCACTAAGGCGGCCATTGAGAGAACAGCGGCCATGGAATCAGCGGCAGCAGATGCGAACGCAGCGGCGACACTATCAGCATTGGGCGAAGGAGCCGAAACTGAAGATCAGTTTGCAGAGAAGGGTGAGGCTGCAGgggcaacaacagcagataaGTTGGCGAATCCCGACGAGGAGGATAGCGATGATTTGGATGAGGATAGCTCGGGCGACGACGATGATAGTTCGGGCACGGgagatgatgacgatgacgacgacacCGACGATGATGAGGATGGCGAGGGTGAAGATGAGGACGAGGAGGGAGATGGTGGCGAAGGCGAGGACGAAGAAGGTGTCCAGCCACCCGCTCAACTTTTGCCGCAACAGCTACACAAAGCGGATCTTAATCAGGACGACGATGATCTCGTCGAGGAGGTCATCACCTCcgatgacgacgatgacgatgatggaGAGGTGGAAAGtgacgatgacgacgaagatgatgatgatgaggaggACGATGTGGAGGAGCCGGAGCCAGTGGGATTGGCGGTGCGACCGCTTATGAATGGCAAATCAAAGATGCCGCCGCTGATAGTGGCCAGTTCGGATGATGAAGACGATGGTGTGATGCCCATAGATGACATTATCGAAGAGGAGTTCGATGAGGATGCCGATCCAGATCCGGAGGATGCCATTGAGGAGGTAGACGAAGATGATTTAGATGAGGGGGATGTGGAGGACGAGCCGAATGTGGTGTCGACGGCCTCCTTCTCGGAGAGCGAGTCCAGCACAACGACCACGTCcaattcgcattcgcattcgcattcaaCGGGTGAGCGGCGTAAGAAGGCCGTCGATCAGTTGAATGATCCCGGCTTTACCTGTGATCTATGTCAACTTTGTTTCGATTCTCAGGAGCTTCTCCAGAGCCACATCAAAAGCCATATCCTCAATGGGCCAAAGCTCTCGAcagcgtcagcagcagcagcagcagcagccgccgccaCAGCAAGCAGCAAGGCAACAGCATTACTAACGGCAGCAAAGGCGAAGCCTGACTCCAAGTCAGCGGTGCTGgccaacaataataacagcaaGACAAGCAGCAAGACTGTGGCAGCAGCTGCGACACATTGAGTGATCAtactccaactccaactcgAACTCCAACTAGCACAACCACTACAAACCACTACCACCACACCTCATCATCTCAATGCAAAATCACTTGAAATGTACAAAGCCAATCCACTCAGACACCGCCATCATTCATCTCATCATACTCGTAGTCATCATTCGAACAATGAATACATCAGCAGTCACATAAACATCAGCAACGCATTCCATTAACAAATCAGCCACGTTTATGTATAGCACGagatgcgtgtgtgtgcgtgtgtgtttatATAACAAAACTTTTTTTCTTGCTTCTAGTCTTAAGAACTTAacctacatatatgtacatcatATATAagacctttttttttaaatgttaacCTAGTATGTACCgcgcacacacccacacacaagGCAAATTATGGGATCCCATAGACATCCCTCTACTGCTAAGTTTCGCTattaaaactatatatatatatatacatacattgaTATAGTAGGCTTAAGCATAAAGTACGTCTTAATATGTTACACATCAATtaacaagcaaaacaaaagtttaCGACGCACCAAAGCAAGCGACAGAAAACGCAAGGGAAACCGCTCAGTTAGAGTTAGTAAAAACTATCAGGATTTTTAAGTATTTCACACAACACCATGACActcccaaaaacaaaaaaaaaaaaacacacaaacacaacgCGAAAGTTGTGAAGACGTTTATTTTTCTCATATTCAAGCCTTGGTCTTTCCAAAAttttgaattcaatttaaagctTTCATAAGGACCTTCGAATTATaacaatttcatttcgttttcattgACTTTTCATAGAAGTCTGACTAAAATTTGACAATTTGGAATACTGAAATTCTATGTCCAGACTTCTTCTTACTAAAATTAAGAATATTTtactagtttttttttatcccACGAACATGTATTTCTGAATAACTTTAATATCCAAACGAGAATTTTTAATTGAGAaagctttgttttgtttcattttgttttaaccaTGTTTATTAAAagcagaaaataaatttgtagtcGGATGTATCTAAAATATACG
The Drosophila mauritiana strain mau12 chromosome X, ASM438214v1, whole genome shotgun sequence DNA segment above includes these coding regions:
- the LOC117147235 gene encoding zinc finger protein hangover isoform X1 translates to MCDAAAATATTTTAVAAAVATTTASVALEATATQPGTTTTTTAVATASAGTTSPEAAIPTAATATSAKHSNSERSARQNCCRLCIAPQTECISIINSYAADKEPLSTKILNCVGIKVTPQDRLSQQICHACISYLNSWQSFKNRCFSSQAKQRQWLDNNKSKLLNYLDLNSAENGGGGFFDQHLHQQQQHHQHLENELEAEKEKATPTAASTAANILDGIHSLKKRKSLTVYPLPAMPIKDEPIDTDDDYQMKSIDESDDMVDPTMFLERSEHEGDVPLTASDYDYTAQHGVNASSVAASLPPNAVANVAAAGDSKVASCRACSLQFSTRANARRHERNLHPNLFQLSTDSPHNTPITKPTPALAAALEIQRAAAAAATAEANRAAGAAGGNISTQKYRQVVMNAFIKCEGGGYDYDNPEQYRPLLTRDKVEFIEQNDEFLEQYQTMTCRCCNKYFSTYKNFMAHVRKKYPQLPRNLCFNCLKMNDSKALFISHLKKRNCINLFRVLNALRGKTTTVVVPIADDGTDDGATGAVPVADAGAGVMAMNSPTVTASGEVVTPGGGSERPEKLRAKELLVNKLYECKLCPKGFRTKHEFRTHVYDKHADVQRKDNNSIQCSFCGLDFADPVDRRRHYNNMDCIVRLRCMTCDAKLETHQRFLDHVYQDHLGGVGGGAVSDNASTTGSGMARSNSMEHSPGKRSLLGALGVGSSAEESRSSSAAPPLTSTPKLVGGNQVGGGGSTSASAAAAAQSSANRDASAPKSQYFSRMPQVCPICGQQYNNYNNVLRHMESKHPNKLPETYKCVRCGLGYPRISYLREHMINVHGVDKNRHSGGFEYIVNADAVKLADGSTPNVYTGRYDYVMKDLMSITNGGTLDDDEEEPGSVAKKMRLDDSSNNSSLVGVASQQKECPICNAVFSNNIGLSNHMRSHYTASNAVNAALAAANRMTPKSLTITATPATDSEFGVGGTMSESAPATPANVPPAMANQTPQEQAVFRRSLDQAADRRFRRMRCRICQRRFSSKKSYRYHMLTDHQVQNVQFIKCKLCNAEFAYEKGLKVHLFKVHGRAIKDEMIIKQFECEVCSIVYSSESELQQHKRSVHKLTSASASTSASTSSKIDDDSLMDEGKPTSSDLADLSTLAAGGSTASAPLYWYQCKYCPSNFNTNKKLAIHINSHDEFDSNDYSCKDCGNVYSGRKSLWVHRYKKHPQVPNPAECSLCRKVFFDRQMHDNHTPTCNRKPITLTGAHQQQDGQLHSHHTTKRTIFRHKTGDDDDEEDDDEQQQLEERANSDGNGTTVGVASGSTAAAGTSLKIRIPEVACTICGARFTDQEHFSKHIQKHEQELYVDNPLAAMFDDGPADAGQFQVERQNENGEYACDLCAKTFPQVIALKVHRKWHFRGDSKQNPIDGEATQLTNNNHTTNNNNNSMHLRELHAVGLMPNQQQQSLNNSCNSSMNHNNNSSSNRSKSMKRKRELKCEYCASTFISNNNLRRHMYELHKHEVSNLPEPPVIVVDDHLTCRRCQLKFDTKELWIEHKLADAKVVRPFCPFQWGCDLCGEYLSRKEKLMNHINNHLKEDVIVPVATKAAIERTAAMESAAADANAAATLSALGEGAETEDQFAEKGEAAGATTADKLANPDEEDSDDLDEDSSGDDDDSSGTGDDDDDDDTDDDEDGEGEDEDEEGDGGEGEDEEGVQPPAQLLPQQLHKADLNQDDDDLVEEVITSDDDDDDDGEVESDDDDEDDDDEEDDVEEPEPVGLAVRPLMNGKSKMPPLIVASSDDEDDGVMPIDDIIEEEFDEDADPDPEDAIEEVDEDDLDEGDVEDEPNVVSTASFSESESSTTTTSNSHSHSHSTGERRKKAVDQLNDPGFTCDLCQLCFDSQELLQSHIKSHILNGPKLSTASAAAAAAAAATASSKATALLTAAKAKPDSKSAVLANNNNSKTSSKTVAAAATH